The DNA region TTTATCTGAACTTGCTTGTAAAGTTAAAGCCTCTTTATTCTTTTTGTAGTGTTCTCTTACGCAATTTGCCAATTTAATTTTTGTATTTATATCTATTTGTGCATCATCTTTTATATTATTAACTAAGTTTTGTACTAATTCATCTTGAGGTTTTATTACTTTTTCTTTCCATGATAAAAGAAGATTTTTATCAATAAATCTTGGAAGTGAACCCATAATACCTTCATCATTTTCATTGTGTACTAAAAGTCCTGCTGTTGTACCTCTATCTAAAGTTAATACTTGAAATAAGTATAAAGTGTGATAGTTTAGTTGCATCTGTTTATCTTCATTTGAAATAGTTATTCTTTTATCTTTTGCTTTTGATAATATTTCAATATATGTATCTATTACTTTTTTACCAAACTCAGTTGCAAACTCATAATCTAGTTTTTTATTATTTGTATAATAATTTTCTAAATAGAAGTGGCTACTTCCTCTGTGTCTATTTAGTGCAGGTATAAAAAAGTATTTATCTCCTTGCTCTTTTGCTTCATCATATTTATCATTAGATATTTCTTTTAGTGCTTTTTCAAAATATTTTTTATCTTCATCATATTCTATACTTGGATTTAAATCAGCCATTATTCTATAATAACTTTTTTCATCTTTTAATTGTGTGTATGATATATGCATATGCATAGATGGAAGGTTTGGATTGTTTGGATGAATTATTGTAGAGATTGCCGTAGCACTTTTCAATCTCTTATCTTTATTTGGATAGTGAACTTGCGATACATTTACACTTGCAGTATTAAAGAACTCAAAATCCCTAGCTTCATATCTAGAACCACCTCCAAATTTGCCTTTTTCTCTTTGCCAAAATACTTCTTCAAAATCAACTTTTGATAATGTATTTAATTTATCTACAAATTTTAATTGAAGCTCTTTTACAAGCTTTAGCGCTTTTTTTGCTTTTTTGTCATCTGAAAATATTATATTCATATTTATATCTCTTTTAATTTTTTATGATTTTATCTAATAGGATTAAATAAAAAAGAAATTTTTAAAATTAATATAAAAATATAAAACTTATAAATGATAATAATTATTAAAATTAAGAAATAAATCAGTATAATCTCATTTTTATTTTAAGGAGATTAAATGCAACGAATTTTATTATTAGGTAGAATATCATTAGGAATAATATTTATATGGTATGGTATTTTAAAGTTTTTCCCACAATTAAGTCCAGCAGAAGCACTTGCAACTCATACAATAAATATACTTTTTATGAATCTAATTCCAGCAAGTTTATCTATTAAGTTATTGGCATTTTGGGAAGTTTTTGTAGGAGTAGGGCTTGTTTTTGGTATATATTTAAGAGTCGCTTTGATTTTATTTTTTGTACATATGAGTTTTACTTTTACACCTTTATTTATACTTCCTGAACTATCTTTTACAAAAGCACCTTATGCTTTTACTTTAGTAGGACAGTATATTGTAAAAAATGTAGTATTTATTTTGATGGGAATTTTGATATATAAAGATAGATTTTGTACGCAATGTTGTGAACAAACTACTAAATAATATAACTCTTTTGAGTTATATTATTACTTCATTTAAAGCTGTTTTTCTTACTTCTTCTATTTTAAAAGTATCATTTGCTATATTTCTTGCCGTAGTTTCCATATAAGTTGATACAATTTTATGAATAGTCTTCATCTCATCTTTTGAAAATAGTGTATCATCAAACTCTTCTTGCATTTTGATAAATTTTAGTTCAATATAGTTTTTCTTTTCGATTACTTCTATATCCAAATAATCTAATAACTCTTGAATTAGATATAGTCTTTCGTCATCTTCTTCCAAATCTTCACTATTTGCAATAATATCAAAAAGTTCAGAAATTATCTTTGGCTCTGGATGTCTTTTTGTTTTTATATATTCATCACCAAATATTTTTTCACCACAAAATTTATGATGGTTATAATCTATTAAAAAAAGCATAACTGATAATTTTTTATCATTTAAATGATTTACTTGTTTATGTAACATATATAAAATTACATTTGCTACTTTTGTCATATCCATATTTTTAAATATCCTTTATTTTTTTGAAGTATACAAAATAATAGATTATATATCAACACTTCCAGTGAGTTAAATAAGAATTGTTTGTATTTTTTTTAATATACAAACAAAGTTGAGGGAAAAATATCAAGAAGTCTTGTTCAATATCATCAATATTTTCACAAACCAAATCATAATATCTACTAACACTATCTCTTTTGAGTAATCTTGGTGATAATCTAGTATCAACTCTTTTAAAAGATTTGTATAAATCCTCTAAGTTTTGGTATTTATTTAACAAGTCAAATTCTATTAATTTTGAAAGTTTGATTTTTGCATTTGTAGGAAGTGTGTACATATTTTTTATAGCATTATCATAAAATATATTTAAAAACTTATCAAGTGGAATATTGCAGTATTTATTCCAGTTTTTTGTAAGCAAATAATCATAAGTTAAGTCAATAACTACAGGTTTTAATAAACCTTTTTTTCCAAGTCTATTTTTACTTTTTTTAAACTCTAAATGATTATCTGTATATGAATCAATCATCTTATGAATTTGCATACCTTTTATGATATTTATATTGGCTTTTTCCCAAGCTTTTCCTTTTAAAGGATCTGCAAGATAATTGCCTATTTGAAAGTTTATATTGTTTTCTGATAAGAAAATATGTGCAAGCCAGTTCATAACTGTAAGAGTACAGAAGTTTACTTTAATTAAAAGTAAACTTTTGCTTTAAGGTTTTAGATTTGATAGTCTATATTATTATCTTTCCATTCAAAGATAAAACACATAGGAAGTTTGCTTTTTTTATTTAATATAATAGCTGTAATAGTTGCAGATACAAATATAGATAAAATAGCAACTAAAGAAGCAAATGCAAGTGTTGACATACCTGTAAGTCCTTCTCCCACTGTACAACCTATAGCTAAAATACCTCCAGTTCCCATCAGAGCTCCACCAATCATATTGTATTTTACTTTGTGTTGTCCCATTGATGCTGTACATCCAAAACTATATTTTCTATTAAATCTTGACATCAAAAATGCACCAACTAATACTCCAAATATTATACAAATAGGAAATGTAAGTGATGATATTTGATAATATGTAAAAAATTCCATAGTTTTTGCACTTGGATATACAAAAGTAATACCATTTAATTCTATTACTCTTTCCATACTTTCACTACCAATTACTGCTGTCACATACCATGAAGCTGCAATTAATAAACCTATTAAAAATCCATCCCATAAAGAGACAATTCTTTTAACTCTTTTTACTAAAAATATAAGTAATAAAATCAAAACACCAACTACAAAGTATATATTCATAGCGATACTTCCAATATAAGAAGATAGATGAATTAGTGTTTCATTATTTGTTATGGGATTTAATACTTCTGCAAGTAAT from Malaciobacter molluscorum LMG 25693 includes:
- a CDS encoding coproporphyrinogen III oxidase, which gives rise to MNIIFSDDKKAKKALKLVKELQLKFVDKLNTLSKVDFEEVFWQREKGKFGGGSRYEARDFEFFNTASVNVSQVHYPNKDKRLKSATAISTIIHPNNPNLPSMHMHISYTQLKDEKSYYRIMADLNPSIEYDEDKKYFEKALKEISNDKYDEAKEQGDKYFFIPALNRHRGSSHFYLENYYTNNKKLDYEFATEFGKKVIDTYIEILSKAKDKRITISNEDKQMQLNYHTLYLFQVLTLDRGTTAGLLVHNENDEGIMGSLPRFIDKNLLLSWKEKVIKPQDELVQNLVNNIKDDAQIDINTKIKLANCVREHYKKNKEALTLQASSDKKVYTVQNHK
- a CDS encoding DoxX family protein, which translates into the protein MQRILLLGRISLGIIFIWYGILKFFPQLSPAEALATHTINILFMNLIPASLSIKLLAFWEVFVGVGLVFGIYLRVALILFFVHMSFTFTPLFILPELSFTKAPYAFTLVGQYIVKNVVFILMGILIYKDRFCTQCCEQTTK
- a CDS encoding type II toxin-antitoxin system antitoxin SocA domain-containing protein — encoded protein: MDMTKVANVILYMLHKQVNHLNDKKLSVMLFLIDYNHHKFCGEKIFGDEYIKTKRHPEPKIISELFDIIANSEDLEEDDERLYLIQELLDYLDIEVIEKKNYIELKFIKMQEEFDDTLFSKDEMKTIHKIVSTYMETTARNIANDTFKIEEVRKTALNEVII
- a CDS encoding acyl carrier protein phosphodiesterase; translation: MNWLAHIFLSENNINFQIGNYLADPLKGKAWEKANINIIKGMQIHKMIDSYTDNHLEFKKSKNRLGKKGLLKPVVIDLTYDYLLTKNWNKYCNIPLDKFLNIFYDNAIKNMYTLPTNAKIKLSKLIEFDLLNKYQNLEDLYKSFKRVDTRLSPRLLKRDSVSRYYDLVCENIDDIEQDFLIFFPQLCLYIKKNTNNSYLTHWKC
- a CDS encoding YeeE/YedE family protein, which encodes MFGFEVYQVVNFFGFIIGLAFGAIAQKKQFCFSGSIKDYILTKSTMRGSSVIVAMIIAIISTYIVSTLYEIDLQETAYYKDNINYFSVILGGLMFGVGMMLSDGCSNRHLIKFAQGDINSLIVLVFLAIFAYATAKGLLAEVLNPITNNETLIHLSSYIGSIAMNIYFVVGVLILLLIFLVKRVKRIVSLWDGFLIGLLIAASWYVTAVIGSESMERVIELNGITFVYPSAKTMEFFTYYQISSLTFPICIIFGVLVGAFLMSRFNRKYSFGCTASMGQHKVKYNMIGGALMGTGGILAIGCTVGEGLTGMSTLAFASLVAILSIFVSATITAIILNKKSKLPMCFIFEWKDNNIDYQI